Below is a genomic region from Arcanobacterium haemolyticum DSM 20595.
GAGGCCGCAGGTTCGTCGTCAAGAATCTTCCCTGGAGTAAACGATGCCTTCCCAGAACCAATCGCTGGCGCGAAATCACTATCATCCCCAGCGGAACTCCAGCTGTTTCGTTTGCTTCCCCAGCTATCGCGAGCGCTCCCCCATGACGATCCGCGCACCGTATCCATCGACGATTCTTCGCGGCGCCATTCGATCACGCCGTCCGGAATTTCGTCTAGGAAGCGCGAGCGTGGGAGTTCTTGCGGCGCTCCCCACTGTGATCGGGTAGCGGAGCGAGTGATGTAGAGCCGTTCGCGAGCGCGTGTGAGTGCTACGTAGGCGAGCCGGCGTTCTTCTGCTAATTCCGTTGGTGATCCGAGCGAACGGATGTGTGGGAATGTGCCGTCCTCAAAACCGGTTGCGAAAACCACGGGGAATTCGAGCCCTTTGGCCGTGTGGATGGTCATGAGCACGACTTCGCCTTCGTATCCTTCGGCTTCATCTGGAATCTGATCCGAATCGGCAACCAACGATATTTGATCAAGGAATTCTGCCAAGGTTCCTTCGGGGTTTCGCACCCGGAAATCGGAGGCTACCGCGTGGAATTCAGCGAGATTTTCCACCCGGACTTCATCTTGCGGATCCTTCGATTCTTGAAGCACATCCAGGTATCCAGACGCATCCATCAACGAATCAAGAATATCTGCCGGAGCCGCGCCTTCTTCCGCTTCTTTTCGCGCCGTTTCCAGGATAGTGGCAAAGGCGATCATTGCGTTGGCAGCACGTTTTTGCAAGCCGTCAACGGCGCTTCGCCCTTCAGCCACAGCGGTTTCTGGATGTGCTACATCCAATAGCGACTGCCCAAACGATATTCCGTATTTTTCTGCATGAAAGGCAACGGTTTCTTCCGCTTTTGCACCCAACCCGCGCTTAGGTTCGTTGAGAATACGCCGGATCGAGACGGTATCATCCGGGTTTGCTACAGCGTGCAGGTATGCGAGAGCATCCTTAATCTCTTTACGTTCGTAAAACTTTGTTCCGCCCACAACCTTGTATGGGATTCCGGAGCGCACAAACATTTCTTCGATGGCACGCGATTGCGCGTTGGCACGGTAGAAAACGGCAATATCGCCGTACTTGTATCCATGTTTGGTACGCACCGCATCGATTTCTTCTACCACGAACGCGGATTCGTCCACTTCCGCATCGGCTACGTAACCAACGAGTTTCGGGCCGTCCCCAGCGGCAGTCCACAGTTTCTTTGGCCTGCGGCCTTGATTATTTGCGATAAGCGAGTTTGCTGCAGTGAGAATGTTTTGCGTGGAACGATAGTTTTGTTCAAGGACGACGCTGGTGGCGTTCGGGAAGTCTTGGTCGAAATCCTCAATGTTTCGAATCGTTGCCCCGCGGAACGCATAAATAGACTGATCCGCGTCCCCCACCACGGTAAGTTCACCGTGAATCGGATCGGTTTCTTCACCCACCAGTTCACGAACCAGCTGATATTGTGCCGTGTTGGTATCTTGGTATTCGTCCACCAGCACGTGCCTGAAACGACGCCGGTAATGTTCTGCAATCGCCGGATTATCGCGCAAAAGCCCTACGGTGAGCATAATAAGATCGTCAAAATCAACGGCGTTCGCAGCGCGCAGCCGGCGCTGATATCCCGCATACGCTTGAGCGATCACTTGGTCATCCCGATCAATCGCATGTCCTTTTGCCTGAGCAACCGTAACCATGCTGTTCTTCAGATCGGAAACTTTGCGGCTAAGCATCTTAGGCGAAAACGCCTTGATATCGATCTGTTCTTCTTGAGCCACGATTTTCATTAGCCGGGCCGAATCTGCAGCATCGTAAATCGTAAACGAAGATCGCATCCCCAACGCTTTATGCTCGGTTCGCAAGATTCGCACGCACGCTGAATGGAAGGTGGAAATCCACATCCGCCGGGCCACATCACCCAACAGCCCTTCCAAGCGTTCACGCATTTCTTTCGCAGCCTTGTTCGTGAACGTAATCGCTAGGATTTCGCCTGGCCGTGCCTTACCAGCAGCAATCAGGTAGGCGATTCGTGTGGTGAGCACGCGGGTTTTCCCCGATCCAGCACCTGCAACCACCAAGAGGTGGCCGCCAGTATGCACAACCGCTTGGTGTTGTTGCGGATTGAGCCCCTCTGTGAGTTCACGGATTCGCGCATTATGAGCGAACTCTCCACCTACCTGGGCTTGTGGCGATTCAGGTATAGAAGACGAGATCGTGGCACTCCCCTGAGCTGCCGCGATCTTCATCTTCAACCGGTCCATTGCTGAAACAAAAGCATCATTAGTACTCATAACACTTCTACCCTAAAGGACACCTCCCACACATTCTTGTTACCACGCCTAGCGTTGACGATTGTGTGTTGATTTACTTTATTTTTCTTCAGATAAGTGGGGAAAGAAGCCGGGAACAGTATCAACTGTTCCCGGCTTCCCGGTTTTATTGTGTGAGGAGAACGTTAGTTAGCGTCTCACTATTTTTCAGACTTCGTGACGACGTCGAACAGCCACAACGCCTGCCATGATGGACAGTGTTGCGAGGCCAGCCACGAGGCCAAGGGTGACACCGGTTTTAGCCAAGCCAGGAGCAGCTGGCTTCGTTGGAACTGGTTTCTCTGGAGCAACCACGGTGAAGGACTTCTCAACGGTCTTGTCACCTGCAGTGAAGATAACCTTGTGAGCGCCGAGTTCGAATCCGGCTGGGACGGTCCACGTAACCGTGATCTTGCCATCCTTGTCAGCTACGTATTCGCCGAGCTCTACAGCCGTGGAGTGAACTGCGACTTTAACCTTAGCGTCTGGCGTAAAACCGGTTCCGGTGAAGACTACTTGGCTGCCAACAGCAACCTTGTCAGATACCATGGAAATGGCTGGGGCTGGCTGAGGTTCAGGAGCCGGTGTTGGCTCCGCTGGTGTTAATGGAACCAGCGGAATTTCAGCCTTACCAGCTTCCTTCAGCTTCTTTTCGAGTTCAGCATTCTTTGCCTTGAGTTCAGCAGCTTCCTCTTCTGCTTTCTTCTTGGCGGCGTTTGCTTCCTCAACAGCCTTGTCAGCTGCCTTCTTAGCTTCTTCAGCCTTGGCGATATCTCCTTCGAGCTCTGCTACGCGCTTCTCGAGATCGGCTTTGTCACCTTCAGCCTTCTTGAGCTTAGCTTCTACTTCACGCTTTGCAGTTTCAGCCTTAACCTTCTCCCGGTCAGCGTCACGCTTTTCTTCCTCAGCTTTCTTTGCAGCCTTTTCCGCCTCATCCTTGGCTTGGTTAGCAGCTTCTAGCTTTGCCTTAAGATCTGCGATTTCGTCTTCAAGTTTCTTGATCTTCTCAGCAGCTTCAGAATCAGCGTTTCCTAGATCTGCCTTGTGATCTTCGGCATACTTGGCCAAT
It encodes:
- a CDS encoding UvrD-helicase domain-containing protein translates to MSTNDAFVSAMDRLKMKIAAAQGSATISSSIPESPQAQVGGEFAHNARIRELTEGLNPQQHQAVVHTGGHLLVVAGAGSGKTRVLTTRIAYLIAAGKARPGEILAITFTNKAAKEMRERLEGLLGDVARRMWISTFHSACVRILRTEHKALGMRSSFTIYDAADSARLMKIVAQEEQIDIKAFSPKMLSRKVSDLKNSMVTVAQAKGHAIDRDDQVIAQAYAGYQRRLRAANAVDFDDLIMLTVGLLRDNPAIAEHYRRRFRHVLVDEYQDTNTAQYQLVRELVGEETDPIHGELTVVGDADQSIYAFRGATIRNIEDFDQDFPNATSVVLEQNYRSTQNILTAANSLIANNQGRRPKKLWTAAGDGPKLVGYVADAEVDESAFVVEEIDAVRTKHGYKYGDIAVFYRANAQSRAIEEMFVRSGIPYKVVGGTKFYERKEIKDALAYLHAVANPDDTVSIRRILNEPKRGLGAKAEETVAFHAEKYGISFGQSLLDVAHPETAVAEGRSAVDGLQKRAANAMIAFATILETARKEAEEGAAPADILDSLMDASGYLDVLQESKDPQDEVRVENLAEFHAVASDFRVRNPEGTLAEFLDQISLVADSDQIPDEAEGYEGEVVLMTIHTAKGLEFPVVFATGFEDGTFPHIRSLGSPTELAEERRLAYVALTRARERLYITRSATRSQWGAPQELPRSRFLDEIPDGVIEWRREESSMDTVRGSSWGSARDSWGSKRNSWSSAGDDSDFAPAIGSGKASFTPGKILDDEPAASTQPAASNGDVVTGGISAGDTVRHAKFGTGKVLSFEGSGKSTVAKVRFESGAVKRLMLRFAPLEKI